A window of Acidobacteriota bacterium contains these coding sequences:
- a CDS encoding glycosyltransferase family 4 protein, translating into MRILHLDSGSAWRGGQQQLHFLIGGLKRRGIQQFLAVRKRSPLATRAAEQEVPVRGLSLSSEWDFISLAGMAGLVGRFRPDLIHAHDSRTLGLAVWLKTLGWGGGVVAARRVAFSIRGNPWWKFKYARQTSRVIAVSRYVRDLLIEEGLEPGQVEVIYDGVDTEAEPLPEQRSSARRRLGVADGEFLIGCVGHFTPEKGHALLIRGFSEILTTHPDSRLAVVGEGPLGEELELLIRELGLHGRAVLPGFVSDLDEVLPGFDLLVHPSLTEGLGSVLLQAMSRQVPVCASRAGGIPEAVIDGETGFLFLPGSAEALVESVLRARRNPGLARRQAEQAAARVRSTFSVERMVDETRRIYSDILNS; encoded by the coding sequence ATGAGGATCCTTCACCTGGATTCCGGATCCGCCTGGCGGGGTGGTCAGCAGCAATTGCACTTTCTGATCGGAGGGCTGAAGAGACGGGGGATTCAGCAGTTTCTGGCCGTACGCAAGAGGAGTCCTCTGGCAACCCGTGCCGCCGAACAGGAGGTGCCGGTTCGTGGGCTCTCCCTGTCTTCAGAGTGGGACTTCATCTCGCTGGCGGGCATGGCCGGGTTGGTTGGACGTTTCCGGCCTGATCTCATTCACGCTCACGATTCACGGACACTGGGTCTGGCCGTTTGGCTGAAGACCCTCGGTTGGGGTGGCGGTGTCGTGGCTGCCCGCAGAGTCGCCTTCAGCATCCGCGGCAACCCCTGGTGGAAGTTCAAATATGCCCGGCAGACCAGCCGGGTGATCGCCGTTTCCCGCTATGTTCGGGATCTGCTCATTGAGGAGGGTTTGGAACCGGGCCAGGTAGAAGTTATCTACGATGGCGTCGATACCGAGGCGGAGCCGCTGCCGGAGCAACGGTCCAGCGCGCGACGCCGCCTGGGCGTGGCCGACGGCGAGTTTCTTATCGGATGCGTCGGTCACTTTACGCCGGAGAAGGGTCATGCGTTACTGATCCGGGGGTTTTCCGAGATCCTGACGACCCATCCCGACTCCCGGCTTGCCGTTGTGGGAGAGGGACCGCTTGGAGAGGAGCTGGAATTGTTGATCCGGGAACTGGGCCTCCACGGCCGTGCCGTGCTGCCGGGATTCGTCTCCGACCTGGATGAAGTCCTGCCGGGATTCGATCTGTTGGTGCATCCATCTCTGACAGAGGGTCTGGGGTCGGTTCTCCTTCAGGCCATGTCCCGCCAGGTTCCCGTTTGCGCCAGCCGCGCGGGCGGGATTCCCGAAGCGGTGATCGATGGAGAGACCGGGTTCCTGTTCTTGCCGGGGAGCGCCGAGGCTCTGGTTGAGTCGGTGTTGCGTGCCAGACGCAATCCCGGACTGGCCCGCCGGCAGGCGGAGCAGGCGGCCGCCAGGGTCCGGTCGACTTTCTCGGTGGAGCGGATGGTGGACGAGACCCGCAGGATCTACTCGGATATACTCAACAGTTGA
- a CDS encoding isoprenyl transferase: MSGNSREIQRNFAPYWGEEKEDRRLFDQLDLDSVPQHVAIIMDGNGRWAQQRRLPRVAGHRAGIASVRETVETAARLKLRILTLYAFSVENWKRPRSEVATLMSLLKEYLNREIANLMANDIRFGTLGRTQELDPSIQRELQWAREKTSRNRGLLFNVALNYGGRAELVDAFNALWQQRKNGSQDEPAIDEQSIARCLYTAGQPDPDLLIRTSGELRISNFLLWQIAYSEIWVTKTLWPDFRRKDFFKAVLSYQSRERRYGGLANQ, translated from the coding sequence ATGTCAGGAAACAGTCGGGAAATTCAACGCAACTTCGCTCCCTACTGGGGGGAGGAGAAAGAAGACCGTCGACTTTTCGATCAACTGGACCTCGACAGCGTTCCCCAGCATGTGGCCATCATCATGGACGGAAACGGCCGCTGGGCCCAGCAGCGCCGCTTGCCCCGGGTGGCCGGGCACCGGGCCGGGATAGCGTCGGTGCGAGAGACGGTGGAAACCGCGGCTCGCCTCAAGCTGCGAATCCTGACCCTCTACGCTTTCTCCGTTGAGAACTGGAAGCGCCCGCGCAGCGAAGTCGCCACCTTGATGAGTTTGCTCAAGGAGTACCTGAACAGGGAAATTGCCAATTTAATGGCCAATGACATCCGCTTTGGGACCTTGGGGCGGACTCAGGAGTTGGACCCCTCCATTCAGCGGGAGCTTCAGTGGGCCAGAGAAAAGACCTCCCGAAACCGGGGTCTGCTCTTCAACGTAGCGCTCAACTACGGCGGGCGAGCCGAGCTGGTCGACGCCTTCAATGCCCTGTGGCAGCAGCGCAAGAACGGCAGTCAGGACGAGCCTGCCATCGACGAACAGTCCATCGCTCGATGCCTCTACACTGCAGGACAGCCGGATCCGGACCTGCTGATCCGGACCAGCGGCGAGTTGCGCATCAGCAACTTTCTGCTGTGGCAGATTGCCTATTCCGAAATCTGGGTGACCAAGACGTTGTGGCCCGATTTTCGACGGAAGGACTTCTTCAAGGCGGTGCTCTCCTATCAATCCCGGGAGCGGCGTTATGGAGGTTTGGCCAATCAATGA
- the pyrE gene encoding orotate phosphoribosyltransferase, whose translation MPPSDQIRKIFTDTGALMEGHFLLSSGLHSPQYLQCAKVLQWPRYAEWCATRLTSLMGSEKPDLVVSPAMGAILIGHELGRSLGCRAVFAERVGDVLRLRRGFRIREGEKALIADDVVTTGGSTRETMALVEDHGATPVAVASIIDRSGGKALTGLVHHCLWSLNIPTFLPEECPLCKSGSKPRKPGSRA comes from the coding sequence ATGCCCCCTTCAGACCAGATCCGGAAGATTTTCACCGATACCGGAGCCCTTATGGAGGGACACTTCCTGCTCAGCTCCGGTCTTCACAGCCCTCAATACCTCCAGTGTGCCAAGGTCCTGCAGTGGCCGAGGTACGCGGAGTGGTGCGCAACCCGATTGACTTCCCTGATGGGCTCGGAAAAGCCCGACTTGGTGGTTTCCCCGGCGATGGGAGCCATTCTCATCGGACACGAACTCGGCCGCAGCCTCGGTTGCCGGGCGGTCTTCGCCGAACGCGTGGGCGATGTCCTGAGACTTCGTCGAGGCTTCCGGATCCGTGAGGGCGAGAAAGCTCTCATCGCAGACGACGTCGTTACTACCGGAGGATCGACCCGAGAGACGATGGCGCTGGTGGAAGATCACGGCGCCACGCCGGTAGCGGTAGCCTCCATCATCGATCGAAGTGGTGGAAAGGCACTAACGGGTCTGGTCCACCACTGCCTTTGGAGCCTGAATATTCCAACCTTCCTGCCCGAGGAGTGTCCGCTTTGCAAATCCGGATCCAAACCCCGTAAACCGGGCAGCCGCGCCTGA
- a CDS encoding prepilin-type N-terminal cleavage/methylation domain-containing protein: MTRKPAKARGFSLLELVLVLGLVSAILAAALSTLLEGDRVAILGRQESEMRRQLRDILTLMVKELRRAGLPPPNTYDGHFLRSSGRLNLVSRGILAESHAGKLVFTGDINTDNRVDYVEYTVSGEIPPLTLTRRAGPIGDAGSLPGAPAQTLSRSIESCRFLYFDASGVATSRAAEAASVRIDLTLRSRAPDLRSGHHRTLSQSVRVRPYNP; this comes from the coding sequence ATGACCCGGAAACCCGCCAAGGCTCGGGGATTTTCCCTGCTCGAGTTGGTCCTTGTCCTGGGACTGGTCAGCGCCATCCTGGCAGCGGCCCTCTCGACGCTCTTGGAGGGAGACAGGGTTGCCATTCTCGGACGACAGGAATCGGAGATGCGCCGACAACTCCGGGACATCCTGACCCTCATGGTCAAGGAGTTGCGTCGGGCCGGGCTTCCGCCTCCCAATACCTACGATGGACACTTTCTGCGGTCTTCCGGCAGGTTGAACCTCGTATCCAGGGGAATCCTGGCCGAGAGCCATGCCGGCAAGCTGGTGTTCACCGGAGACATCAACACCGACAATCGAGTGGACTACGTCGAGTACACGGTGTCGGGCGAAATTCCCCCGTTGACGCTGACTCGCAGGGCCGGACCCATCGGCGATGCCGGGAGCCTGCCCGGCGCTCCTGCCCAAACGCTCTCCCGGAGCATAGAAAGTTGCCGCTTCCTCTATTTCGACGCCTCCGGGGTCGCCACTTCGAGGGCGGCCGAGGCAGCAAGTGTGCGTATTGACCTCACCCTTCGCAGTCGGGCGCCCGACTTACGCTCCGGCCACCATCGGACCCTGAGTCAATCGGTTCGCGTAAGGCCGTACAACCCATGA
- a CDS encoding prepilin-type N-terminal cleavage/methylation domain-containing protein: protein MNRIQGFSRLKTGLALSVPLRRRRVSGWVCAGGFTLLELLIASAVLTIGLLSTASLLLLALSSHFNSKLEAAALRMTQSTMEELKSLPLDRAELADSTESLTPDYEIDFSAPPSPSHARTTMVTLQSFSSTRIELETRWHVRTIDGRKVVTGATRQTGGHSPFRPVNMRIVRLYTAPALGM from the coding sequence ATGAACAGGATCCAGGGTTTTTCTCGCCTCAAAACGGGCCTGGCGCTATCGGTACCGCTCCGCCGCCGGAGGGTTAGCGGTTGGGTCTGCGCTGGCGGCTTCACCCTGCTGGAACTGCTGATTGCCTCGGCGGTCCTGACCATTGGCCTGCTGTCGACAGCCTCCCTGCTGCTACTGGCCCTGTCCAGCCATTTTAACTCCAAACTCGAGGCAGCGGCACTCAGGATGACCCAGTCCACGATGGAAGAGCTGAAGTCCTTGCCGTTGGATCGGGCCGAACTGGCCGATTCAACCGAGTCGCTGACCCCGGACTACGAGATCGACTTCTCGGCGCCCCCTTCTCCCTCCCATGCCAGGACCACCATGGTGACGCTTCAATCGTTCAGCTCGACCCGAATCGAATTGGAAACCCGCTGGCACGTTCGCACCATCGACGGTCGAAAAGTTGTTACGGGCGCCACCCGTCAGACCGGCGGCCACTCCCCCTTCCGCCCGGTCAACATGCGAATCGTAAGGCTTTACACCGCTCCCGCGTTGGGAATGTAG
- a CDS encoding GspH/FimT family protein, whose translation MAGLIFILLGFAIPGFSRYWEVYRLNSAVQTMLSNLDRGRYRAIARNREVVVRFQREQRSYRLFEDLDGNGLWGASEPLVGAYSLPGRIDFSSTGLSGPPAAATPRPLADPITFGGDRFTFNPEGYCNKLGTIYLQNASGDAAAISCSMPGVGRLRRYGWHRAQQVWQ comes from the coding sequence GTGGCAGGCTTGATTTTCATCCTTTTGGGATTTGCGATTCCCGGTTTCAGTCGCTATTGGGAAGTCTACCGGTTGAATTCGGCGGTTCAGACGATGCTTTCCAATCTGGACCGGGGACGTTACCGGGCCATTGCCAGGAACCGGGAAGTGGTGGTGCGGTTCCAGCGGGAGCAGCGGTCCTACCGCCTGTTCGAGGACCTGGACGGCAATGGCCTGTGGGGGGCGTCGGAACCACTGGTCGGGGCCTATTCGCTACCGGGCCGGATAGACTTCAGCAGCACCGGGTTGAGTGGCCCGCCCGCTGCTGCTACTCCCCGTCCGCTGGCGGATCCCATCACCTTCGGCGGGGACCGGTTTACCTTCAACCCGGAGGGTTATTGCAACAAGTTGGGAACCATCTACCTGCAGAACGCCTCCGGCGACGCCGCTGCCATATCCTGCTCAATGCCGGGAGTCGGACGCCTGCGACGCTACGGGTGGCATCGAGCCCAGCAAGTCTGGCAATGA
- the truA gene encoding tRNA pseudouridine(38-40) synthase TruA, with translation MELQYDGTGYHGWQIQPRLRTIQGELTRTLESIVQEPVHVCGSGRTDAGAHALAQVCHFHTTSRLEPSSLWKALNSRLPATIRVTGIEKAADDFHARHHARTKHYRYRILNTSWCPPFDYPYVHHFHRRLDYEKLNRAADLVVGKRDFSAFCDADSQAKSKIRQVTTSLFVFDTRRKLLEYNVCADGFLHHMVRNLVGTFLEVGRGKLPVEAIPAILQSKDRSRAGPTAPAKGLFLVWVGY, from the coding sequence ATGGAGCTCCAGTACGATGGAACAGGCTACCACGGATGGCAGATCCAGCCCCGACTCCGAACCATCCAGGGTGAGTTGACCCGCACGCTTGAGAGCATCGTGCAGGAGCCGGTCCATGTTTGCGGCTCGGGAAGAACCGACGCCGGAGCTCACGCGCTGGCCCAGGTTTGTCATTTCCATACGACCTCGCGCCTGGAACCGTCCAGCCTCTGGAAGGCCTTGAACTCCCGTCTGCCGGCAACCATCCGGGTTACCGGAATTGAGAAGGCGGCTGACGACTTCCATGCCCGACACCATGCCCGAACCAAACACTATCGCTATCGAATCCTGAACACCTCCTGGTGCCCACCCTTCGATTACCCCTATGTCCATCACTTCCATCGCAGGCTCGACTATGAGAAGTTGAATCGGGCCGCCGATTTGGTGGTGGGGAAACGGGACTTCAGCGCCTTTTGCGACGCCGACAGCCAGGCGAAATCCAAGATTCGGCAAGTCACCACCTCCCTTTTTGTGTTTGACACCCGGCGAAAACTCCTGGAATATAACGTTTGTGCCGACGGGTTTCTGCACCACATGGTCAGGAATCTGGTCGGCACCTTTTTGGAAGTGGGCAGGGGCAAGCTCCCGGTGGAAGCCATCCCTGCCATTCTGCAATCGAAAGACCGTTCCAGAGCTGGCCCGACCGCTCCAGCCAAAGGTCTCTTCCTGGTTTGGGTCGGCTACTAG
- a CDS encoding glycosyltransferase family 2 protein encodes MRISVTVITLNEEKHLGRCLESVRGIADELIVVDAGSQDQTCAVAARWGARVYKRTWTNYSDQKNFAAEQASHQWILSLDADECLSPTLRQQLLDVKAHPTPANAYEFSRRAFYLGRWIRHCGWYPDRKPRLYRRRHGQWVGDFVHEHLACDGPVGRLEGDLLHYTCDSVSDHAHRVGKYTSLAARDMHARGIGSGPLKILGSPVVAFLSSYCFKAGFLDGVQGLLISAFAAYYNFLKYSKLWDLQRSPPPGQAAAKDPASNRGGLP; translated from the coding sequence TTGCGGATCTCGGTCACAGTCATCACGCTCAACGAGGAGAAGCACCTCGGCCGCTGCCTGGAATCGGTTCGCGGCATAGCCGACGAATTGATCGTGGTGGATGCCGGCAGCCAGGACCAGACCTGCGCGGTTGCAGCTCGATGGGGCGCCCGCGTCTACAAGCGCACCTGGACCAACTACTCCGACCAGAAGAACTTCGCGGCCGAACAGGCATCCCACCAATGGATCCTCAGCCTGGACGCCGATGAGTGTCTCAGCCCAACTCTCAGGCAGCAGTTGCTGGACGTGAAAGCCCATCCGACGCCGGCCAACGCCTACGAGTTTTCACGGCGAGCCTTCTATCTTGGCCGCTGGATTCGCCATTGCGGCTGGTATCCCGACCGCAAGCCGCGTTTGTATCGGCGCCGGCACGGGCAGTGGGTCGGCGACTTCGTCCATGAGCATCTTGCCTGCGACGGGCCCGTTGGCCGCCTGGAAGGCGATCTTCTCCACTACACCTGCGACTCGGTATCGGACCATGCCCATCGGGTCGGGAAATACACCAGCCTGGCGGCTCGGGATATGCATGCCAGGGGAATCGGGAGCGGTCCCCTCAAGATCCTGGGTTCGCCGGTTGTGGCCTTTTTGAGCAGCTATTGCTTCAAGGCCGGCTTTTTGGACGGAGTGCAGGGCCTTTTGATTTCAGCCTTCGCCGCCTACTACAATTTCCTCAAGTATTCCAAACTCTGGGATCTGCAGCGGTCCCCACCACCCGGCCAGGCGGCCGCAAAGGACCCCGCGAGCAACCGGGGCGGCCTTCCGTGA
- a CDS encoding TolC family protein: MRRTQHFIHTFSRGLMPLLLGLGILSAPAAMRGQAVFPLPDWFRDNIVRPPIPERQGESSDFLSSLMQRDQVGLTEADAVQMVLESNLDVVVERFDPRMSEYEIDMAYRLFDPTLSMTLGANRDTRPLTTTFLTGTETQTSLSHNVNVGVSKLFETGTLFGVDYTSNRVSDNNLRNFLNPYWRASLTASISQPLLRNFGLLPNTRLIRIARNNKDISQHLFEQQVVQLVNQVQNLYWDLVFAGKDVEVRRKSLDLAVKTNEDNKRMAEIGTLAPIDVVQSEAEIANRRELLIRAEYSLAQMEDQMKKLISSLGDPGRVAVRIVPLDSLATMDDYRDFDLVQAVSYAIEQRPEIKQQRKRIDNSGIDLKYFRNQLLPDVRFNVSYGTAALEGVSRVFEGGGFGGLPFFGGTPVVAGSTGLGDAFNRLLGSDFPTYGASISVEIPLSNRSRRADYARASVARRQSEKRLRALEQQIALEVRNAHTQLEMNRARIEATQKARELAERNLEAEQKKFQLGTSQIRFVLEEQVRLAEAQTNEVNAQVSFTKAKRDLDRAMGKTLELQNISIGDAIAGKVARTGASKDSG; encoded by the coding sequence ATGCGTCGAACTCAACACTTCATTCACACCTTTTCCAGGGGACTGATGCCCTTGTTGCTCGGGTTGGGCATTCTGTCAGCGCCAGCCGCGATGCGGGGCCAGGCGGTGTTTCCTCTTCCCGACTGGTTCAGGGACAATATCGTTCGCCCCCCCATTCCGGAACGCCAAGGGGAATCCTCGGATTTCTTGAGCAGCCTGATGCAGCGCGACCAGGTGGGATTGACCGAAGCCGACGCCGTTCAGATGGTGCTGGAGAGCAATCTGGACGTGGTGGTCGAGCGATTCGATCCCCGCATGTCCGAGTACGAGATCGACATGGCCTACCGGCTCTTCGACCCCACGCTTTCGATGACCCTGGGTGCGAACAGGGATACGCGGCCGCTGACCACCACCTTTCTGACCGGAACCGAGACCCAGACCAGCCTGTCCCACAACGTCAACGTGGGAGTGAGCAAGCTCTTCGAAACCGGGACGCTCTTCGGAGTGGACTACACCAGCAACCGCGTCTCCGACAACAACCTGCGGAACTTTCTCAATCCCTACTGGCGGGCCTCGCTGACCGCATCCATCAGCCAGCCGCTCCTCAGGAATTTCGGTCTCCTCCCCAACACCCGCCTGATCAGAATCGCCCGCAACAACAAGGACATCAGTCAACATCTCTTCGAGCAGCAAGTCGTGCAACTGGTCAATCAAGTCCAGAATCTGTACTGGGATCTGGTCTTTGCCGGCAAGGACGTGGAGGTCAGGAGAAAGTCCCTGGACCTGGCCGTCAAAACCAACGAAGATAACAAGCGGATGGCCGAGATCGGGACCCTGGCTCCCATCGACGTGGTTCAGTCGGAAGCCGAGATCGCCAACCGCAGGGAGTTGTTGATCCGGGCCGAGTATTCGCTGGCGCAAATGGAAGATCAGATGAAAAAGCTGATCTCCTCCCTGGGCGATCCAGGCAGGGTGGCAGTGAGGATTGTGCCTCTGGATTCCCTGGCGACCATGGATGATTACAGGGACTTCGACCTGGTGCAGGCGGTGAGTTATGCCATTGAACAGCGGCCGGAGATCAAGCAGCAGCGCAAGCGGATTGACAATTCGGGCATAGACCTCAAGTATTTTCGAAACCAGCTCCTTCCCGATGTTCGCTTCAATGTCAGCTACGGGACGGCGGCTCTGGAAGGAGTCAGCAGAGTGTTCGAAGGGGGCGGGTTCGGCGGGTTGCCGTTCTTTGGCGGAACGCCGGTGGTTGCCGGCAGCACCGGCCTGGGAGATGCCTTCAACCGGCTGCTGGGCTCCGATTTTCCCACTTATGGGGCTTCGATCTCGGTTGAGATTCCTCTGAGCAATCGCTCTCGGCGTGCGGACTATGCTCGAGCCAGCGTGGCCCGGCGGCAATCGGAAAAGCGGCTTCGCGCCCTGGAGCAGCAGATTGCCCTGGAGGTTCGAAACGCCCACACCCAACTGGAAATGAACCGTGCGCGAATCGAAGCTACTCAAAAGGCTCGGGAGTTGGCGGAGCGTAACCTCGAGGCAGAGCAGAAGAAATTCCAGCTCGGCACTTCTCAAATCCGATTCGTGTTGGAGGAGCAGGTTCGCCTGGCCGAAGCCCAGACCAACGAAGTCAACGCCCAGGTGAGCTTCACCAAGGCCAAGCGGGATTTGGACAGGGCCATGGGCAAGACGCTTGAACTGCAGAACATCTCGATTGGAGATGCGATTGCCGGAAAGGTGGCTCGAACGGGGGCGTCAAAAGACAGTGGATAG
- a CDS encoding prepilin peptidase — MSLMEWVLISLGLKIGSFLNVCIVRIPRRQSVVSPRSSCTHCGQALKPYDNIPLISFLLLRGKCRFCNATISWQYPVVEALTTAIYWGTFVSYGLQWKTAVLLVFFSALIVLVFIDLNHRLLPDVITLSGIALGIVLSVLVGIEDDTGTALVQLAGHPDSSVRWGWLASSLLGAFACGGFLWLVGAVYYKLKKVEGLGGGDLKLMGMVGAFLGVKLGLLTIMLGSVLGVLVGLAYIRMTGKDYRYPLPFGSFLGIAAVGVALWGEQLLSWYLGIAGRM, encoded by the coding sequence ATGTCATTAATGGAATGGGTTTTAATCTCCCTGGGCCTGAAGATCGGCAGCTTTCTGAACGTATGTATTGTCAGAATACCCCGCCGGCAATCCGTCGTTTCTCCCAGGTCTTCCTGTACGCACTGCGGCCAAGCCCTGAAGCCTTACGACAACATCCCTCTGATCAGTTTCCTCCTGCTGCGCGGGAAATGTCGGTTCTGCAATGCAACCATTTCCTGGCAGTATCCGGTGGTCGAGGCGCTGACCACAGCCATCTACTGGGGCACCTTTGTCAGTTACGGGCTCCAGTGGAAAACGGCGGTGCTCCTGGTCTTTTTTTCGGCATTGATCGTGCTGGTTTTCATAGACCTGAACCATCGCCTTCTGCCGGACGTCATCACTCTGTCCGGGATCGCGCTCGGGATCGTCCTGAGCGTGCTGGTCGGGATCGAGGACGACACCGGAACCGCTCTCGTACAGTTGGCGGGACACCCGGATTCCAGTGTTCGCTGGGGCTGGCTGGCGAGTTCTCTGTTAGGAGCGTTCGCTTGCGGCGGATTCCTGTGGCTGGTTGGAGCCGTCTACTACAAGCTGAAAAAAGTGGAGGGATTGGGAGGCGGCGATCTGAAGCTGATGGGCATGGTGGGGGCCTTCCTGGGGGTTAAGCTCGGCTTGCTGACCATCATGCTGGGCTCTGTGCTTGGGGTTCTGGTCGGTCTGGCTTATATCAGGATGACCGGTAAGGACTACCGCTACCCGCTTCCCTTCGGATCCTTCCTCGGAATCGCAGCCGTCGGCGTGGCCCTTTGGGGAGAGCAACTGCTCTCCTGGTATCTCGGGATCGCCGGCAGGATGTGA
- a CDS encoding phosphatidate cytidylyltransferase, producing MKRWLTGVVLVPPLIGVVGYLPSWCFLALIAGVAAIALEEFFRLSRDTGIHVFRAAAHTFSLLLVGSFYWSPRDHSAVLWLLILAAVTCLVLTLRRGHKLQETLPSCGVTLLGLVYVSTTLGFLLAIHNRPQGDGPSWVLFLLLTVWLGDTAAYYIGSLLGKHLLAPRISPGKTWEGAIGALLGNSLAALTSQVLIPQIPLIPRVLLCCSLGVAGQVGDLAESAMKRGARTKESSELLPGHGGMLDRIDGVLFAAPLLYFYLRLIGQA from the coding sequence ATGAAACGCTGGCTGACAGGCGTTGTGCTCGTCCCCCCGCTGATCGGAGTGGTCGGTTACCTGCCGTCCTGGTGCTTCCTGGCGCTCATCGCAGGGGTGGCCGCCATTGCCCTGGAGGAGTTCTTTCGGCTGTCCAGAGACACCGGCATCCATGTCTTCCGAGCAGCCGCCCATACTTTTTCGCTTCTGCTGGTCGGTAGCTTCTATTGGTCTCCCCGCGACCATTCGGCCGTTTTGTGGCTGTTGATCCTGGCGGCAGTCACCTGCCTCGTCCTGACCCTCCGACGGGGGCACAAGCTGCAGGAAACACTGCCAAGCTGTGGGGTGACCCTGCTGGGCCTTGTCTATGTCTCCACCACCCTGGGATTTCTCTTGGCTATCCACAACCGCCCCCAGGGTGACGGGCCGTCGTGGGTCCTGTTTCTGCTGCTGACAGTCTGGCTGGGCGACACCGCCGCCTACTACATCGGAAGCCTGCTGGGGAAGCACCTCCTGGCCCCCAGAATCAGCCCCGGAAAAACCTGGGAGGGAGCCATTGGCGCCTTGTTGGGAAACAGCTTGGCGGCGTTGACGAGCCAGGTTCTGATTCCCCAGATCCCTCTCATTCCCCGCGTTCTCCTATGCTGCTCCCTGGGGGTCGCCGGCCAGGTGGGAGACCTGGCCGAGTCGGCCATGAAGCGGGGCGCTCGAACCAAGGAGTCGTCCGAACTATTGCCCGGACACGGCGGAATGCTGGATCGTATTGACGGGGTCTTGTTCGCAGCCCCGCTGCTGTATTTTTACCTGCGATTGATTGGACAGGCCTAG